Proteins from one Xenorhabdus griffiniae genomic window:
- the ppsA gene encoding phosphoenolpyruvate synthase: MSNSGLTSSNVLWYNQLGMNDVNRVGGKNASLGEMITNLAELGVSVPNGFATTAQAFNDFLEQSGVNQRIYQLLDETNVDDVNQLAKTGAQIRQWVIDTPFTAQLEKDIRDAYLQLSEGEPDASFAVRSSATAEDMPDASFAGQQETFLNVQGIDAVMVAIKHVFASLFNDRAISYRVHQGYDHRGVALSAGIQRMVRSDLASSGVMFTIDTESGFDQVVFITSAYGLGEMVVQGAVNPDEFYVHKPTLNNNRPAIVRRNLGSKKIRMVYANSKEHGKQVRTEAVSEELRNRFSLTDSEVEALARQALLIEKHYGRPMDIEWAKDGHNGKLYIVQARPETVRSNQQVMERYQLNEQGNVLVEGRAIGHRIGVGTVKVIHNLSEMDRIQAGDVLVTDMTDPDWEPIMKRAAAIVTNRGGRTCHAAIIARELGIPAVVGCGDATERLQEGQQVTVSCSEGDTGYVYQHKLDFSVQSSQIDKLPELDVKIMMNVGNPDRAFDFACLPNEGIGLARLEFIINRMIGVHPRALLEYTKQSPELQEQINSLMTGYDDPIEFYIGKLTEGIATLAAAFWPKRVIVRLSDFKSNEYANLVGGDRYEPQEENPMLGFRGAGRYVSDSFRQCFALECEAIKRVRNVMGLTNVEVMIPFVRTVAQAEAVIAELASQGLKRGENGLKVIMMCEIPSNALLADQFLEYFDGFSIGSNDMTQLALGLDRDSGVVSELFDERNEAVKQLLSMAIQAAKRQGKYVGICGQGPSDHEDFAQWLMKEGIDSLSLNPDTVVKTWVALAGSN; encoded by the coding sequence ATGTCCAATAGTGGCCTCACCTCAAGCAATGTGCTCTGGTATAACCAATTAGGTATGAACGACGTTAATCGGGTTGGTGGTAAAAATGCCTCGCTTGGCGAGATGATCACCAATCTGGCTGAGCTTGGTGTGTCTGTTCCCAATGGTTTTGCTACAACTGCACAGGCATTTAATGATTTTCTGGAACAAAGTGGTGTGAACCAGCGTATTTATCAATTGCTGGATGAAACCAATGTTGATGATGTCAATCAGTTGGCTAAAACTGGCGCGCAAATTCGTCAGTGGGTGATTGATACGCCATTTACGGCTCAACTTGAAAAAGATATCCGTGATGCCTATCTGCAATTGTCTGAAGGCGAGCCTGATGCTTCTTTCGCCGTGCGCTCTTCTGCCACCGCGGAAGATATGCCGGATGCTTCTTTTGCTGGACAGCAAGAAACTTTCTTGAATGTGCAAGGCATTGATGCGGTGATGGTGGCTATCAAGCACGTCTTTGCATCACTTTTTAATGATCGCGCTATTTCTTATCGTGTCCATCAGGGGTATGACCACCGTGGTGTGGCACTTTCTGCGGGTATACAACGCATGGTGCGTTCTGATTTGGCTTCCTCTGGCGTGATGTTTACGATTGATACTGAATCAGGTTTTGATCAGGTTGTCTTCATTACATCAGCATATGGTTTGGGGGAGATGGTTGTTCAGGGAGCGGTAAACCCGGATGAATTTTATGTCCACAAACCGACGTTGAATAACAATCGTCCTGCAATAGTGCGCCGTAATCTTGGCTCTAAAAAAATACGCATGGTTTATGCAAATAGTAAAGAGCATGGGAAGCAAGTGCGTACGGAAGCTGTATCAGAGGAATTGCGCAATCGTTTCTCTTTGACTGACAGTGAAGTGGAAGCGCTGGCCAGACAAGCTTTGCTAATTGAGAAACATTATGGCCGTCCGATGGATATCGAGTGGGCGAAAGATGGGCATAATGGCAAGTTATATATTGTTCAAGCCCGTCCTGAAACTGTCCGATCAAATCAGCAGGTAATGGAACGTTACCAACTCAATGAGCAAGGTAATGTATTGGTGGAAGGTCGAGCCATTGGGCATCGTATCGGTGTTGGGACTGTTAAGGTTATCCACAATCTGAGTGAAATGGATCGTATTCAAGCGGGGGATGTGCTGGTCACTGATATGACTGATCCGGATTGGGAGCCTATCATGAAAAGAGCAGCAGCCATTGTCACTAATCGTGGAGGGCGTACCTGTCACGCCGCTATTATTGCTCGTGAGCTGGGAATTCCGGCTGTTGTAGGGTGTGGCGATGCGACTGAACGTTTACAAGAAGGTCAACAGGTAACGGTTTCTTGTTCGGAAGGTGATACAGGTTACGTTTATCAGCATAAACTAGATTTCAGTGTTCAGAGTTCCCAAATTGATAAACTACCGGAATTGGATGTGAAGATCATGATGAATGTAGGTAATCCTGATCGCGCTTTTGATTTCGCCTGTTTGCCAAATGAAGGGATTGGCTTGGCTCGACTGGAGTTTATTATTAACCGAATGATCGGTGTGCACCCTCGTGCTCTGCTTGAATACACCAAACAATCTCCTGAGCTGCAAGAGCAAATTAACTCGTTGATGACTGGTTATGATGATCCTATTGAGTTTTATATAGGGAAATTAACCGAAGGGATTGCAACGCTAGCGGCAGCATTCTGGCCTAAACGTGTGATTGTTCGCTTATCAGATTTCAAATCCAATGAATATGCGAACTTAGTGGGTGGAGACAGGTATGAACCACAGGAAGAAAACCCAATGCTGGGTTTCCGTGGGGCAGGGCGCTACGTTTCTGACAGTTTCCGCCAATGTTTTGCGTTAGAGTGTGAGGCGATCAAGCGGGTACGTAATGTGATGGGATTAACTAACGTTGAGGTGATGATCCCGTTTGTGCGTACTGTTGCTCAAGCGGAAGCAGTGATAGCGGAATTGGCATCTCAGGGTTTGAAACGCGGTGAGAATGGCTTGAAAGTTATCATGATGTGTGAAATTCCATCGAATGCGCTACTAGCAGATCAATTTCTTGAATATTTTGACGGCTTCTCAATTGGTTCAAATGATATGACGCAATTAGCTCTGGGATTAGATCGCGATTCTGGTGTGGTATCCGAATTATTCGATGAACGTAATGAAGCGGTAAAACAACTGCTTTCCATGGCAATTCAAGCGGCTAAACGGCAGGGGAAATATGTTGGTATCTGTGGCCAAGGGCCTTCGGATCATGAAGATTTTGCTCAATGGTTAATGAAGGAAGGAATTGACAGTTTATCATTGAATCCTGATACGGTTGTGAAAACGTGGGTTGCTTTGGCTGGAAGTAATTAA
- the ppsR gene encoding posphoenolpyruvate synthetase regulatory kinase/phosphorylase PpsR, producing the protein MIDIHPSQTTENEILQRSVFFISDGTAITAEVLGHAVLSQFPITITSYTLPFVTSKTRAEEVRDQINAIYQQTQIKPLVFYSIISDEVKSIITRSNGFCQDIVQTLVAPLQQEIGLAPKPELHRTHGLSKKNLGQYDARIAAIDYTLAHDDGISLRNLDQAQVIILGVSRCGKTPTSLYLAMQFGIQAANYPFTADDMDNLQLPAALKSFQHKLFGLTISPERLAAIREERRENSRYASLRQCRIEIAEVEALFRKNKINYLNTTNYSVEEISTKIIDSMGLKRRMF; encoded by the coding sequence ATGATAGACATTCATCCTTCCCAAACAACGGAAAATGAAATACTACAACGCAGCGTATTTTTTATTTCTGATGGAACGGCAATCACAGCTGAAGTATTAGGCCACGCCGTGTTATCCCAATTTCCAATTACGATCACTTCCTATACCTTACCTTTCGTGACAAGCAAAACCAGAGCAGAGGAAGTCAGAGATCAAATAAACGCGATATATCAGCAAACCCAAATCAAGCCATTAGTTTTTTATTCCATCATTTCAGATGAAGTCAAAAGCATTATTACCCGCAGTAACGGATTTTGTCAGGATATTGTTCAAACATTAGTGGCCCCCTTACAGCAAGAAATTGGCCTGGCGCCAAAACCGGAATTACACCGAACTCACGGCTTATCGAAAAAAAATCTGGGGCAATATGATGCTCGCATTGCTGCCATTGATTACACTCTCGCCCATGATGATGGTATTTCATTACGTAATCTTGATCAGGCTCAAGTCATTATTCTTGGCGTATCTCGGTGTGGAAAAACACCAACCAGCCTCTATCTTGCCATGCAATTTGGTATTCAGGCGGCAAATTATCCTTTTACCGCAGATGATATGGATAATTTGCAGTTACCCGCCGCTTTAAAATCCTTTCAGCATAAATTATTTGGACTGACGATTAGCCCAGAAAGGCTTGCTGCTATCCGTGAAGAGCGGCGTGAAAATAGCCGTTATGCGTCATTACGACAATGTCGGATTGAAATTGCTGAAGTTGAAGCTTTATTCCGAAAAAATAAGATCAATTACCTGAATACCACTAATTATTCTGTCGAAGAGATTTCGACCAAAATTATTGACAGTATGGGATTAAAACGCCGCATGTTCTGA
- a CDS encoding 3-deoxy-7-phosphoheptulonate synthase, with product MYKTDELRTHRIDSLITPKALAEQYPISDKILQNVTLSRKRIESILTGEDQRLLVIIGPCSIHDVDAALDYASRLRLLRKKYQQNLNIVMRTYFEKPRTVVGWKGLISDPLLDGSCQVNQGIALARKLLIDINELGVPTATEFLDMVTGQYIADLISWGAIGARTTESQIHREMASALSCPVGFKNGTDGNTLIAIDAIRAVRAKHMFLSPDKNGQMTIYQTSGNPYGHIIMRGGKKPNYSAEDIAATCHKLREFHLPERLIVDCSHANCQKIHRRQLDIARNIGEQLQSGSTAIAGVMAESFLVEGTQKVIKGESLTYGQSITDPCLGWQDTEEFINILDEAMRNRS from the coding sequence ATGTACAAAACAGATGAGTTAAGAACCCACCGCATTGATAGCCTGATCACACCTAAAGCGCTTGCAGAACAATATCCTATATCAGACAAAATCTTACAAAATGTGACATTGTCACGAAAGCGTATTGAATCCATCCTAACAGGCGAAGATCAACGTCTATTGGTTATTATTGGCCCTTGCTCCATTCACGATGTTGATGCAGCTCTTGATTATGCCTCTCGCTTACGCCTCCTGCGCAAAAAATACCAGCAAAATCTCAACATTGTGATGCGAACTTATTTCGAGAAACCGAGAACCGTTGTTGGCTGGAAAGGCTTGATTTCAGATCCCCTGTTAGACGGCTCTTGCCAGGTTAATCAAGGGATCGCACTTGCCCGTAAGCTGTTAATTGATATCAATGAATTAGGCGTCCCGACAGCCACAGAATTTCTGGATATGGTCACTGGTCAATACATTGCTGATTTAATCAGTTGGGGAGCGATCGGCGCCAGAACAACAGAGAGCCAAATTCACCGAGAAATGGCTTCTGCCTTGTCATGCCCAGTGGGTTTTAAAAACGGGACGGATGGCAATACGCTTATCGCTATTGATGCAATACGTGCAGTACGAGCCAAACATATGTTTTTGTCCCCAGATAAAAACGGTCAGATGACAATTTATCAAACCAGTGGCAACCCCTATGGACATATTATTATGCGTGGTGGGAAAAAACCGAATTACAGTGCTGAAGATATTGCAGCAACTTGCCATAAATTACGTGAATTTCACTTACCTGAACGCTTAATTGTGGATTGTAGCCATGCTAATTGCCAGAAAATTCATCGTCGTCAATTGGATATAGCAAGAAATATTGGTGAACAGCTCCAATCTGGCTCAACAGCAATTGCTGGTGTTATGGCGGAAAGCTTTTTAGTTGAAGGAACGCAAAAAGTTATTAAGGGAGAATCTTTGACCTACGGCCAATCTATTACCGATCCATGTCTTGGCTGGCAAGACACGGAAGAATTTATCAATATTCTTGATGAAGCCATGAGAAATCGTTCCTGA
- a CDS encoding TonB-dependent hemoglobin/transferrin/lactoferrin family receptor, with amino-acid sequence MTLIKSPSLKLSTLSVLIFASLSSAYATAVPSETVHSKQEKSSKDTVTVYATGNQRDSFEAPMMVTVIEGNSASSQVAGNANDLLHNIPGVSVAGIGRTNGQDISIRGYTQKGVLTLVDGIRQGTDTGHLNGVFLDPALIKQVEVVRGPSALLYGSGALGGVIAYQTVDAADLLEAGKNTGFRVFSRAGSGDHSLGFGGAAFGKTEQFDGLVAFGTRDAGNIRFGKGITENNDEFSGNALVKGSWKIDDSQKLSGNLRYYRNEAHEPKNPQGTYDGRNKRVDRTTAQRDAQLSYQLNPAQYSWLNARADIYYSDININNRSKDKVFEGRKQETYGIKLENRSHLGSAAFAAHQFTYGGEAYKQKQKPSSSIVMGFPNADIRFASGWVQDEMTLRNLPVSFIVGTRYDNYKATNSKYDDVSADKWSSKGAISITPTDWSMLFASYSQAFRSPTMGEMYNDSMHFPGNYWKPNPNLRPESNETQEYGFGLRFDELFANNDGLKFKASYFDTQAKDYITFTMGKGFTQSINIPKAKIWGWDVSMTYDSDWFSWNLAYNRTTGKNEKTGASIGALSPDTLTSTLDIPLSDTDFSIGWIGKFTQHTQVKGEYGTNRDEFGRKVSQYAGYGVNDFYVSYHGTGTLKGLTTSVVLGNAFDKAYYSSVGAPQHGRNAKLFVSYQW; translated from the coding sequence ATGACTTTAATTAAATCACCAAGCCTGAAATTGTCTACATTAAGTGTACTCATCTTCGCGAGTTTATCTTCTGCGTATGCCACAGCAGTACCTTCGGAAACAGTACATTCCAAGCAAGAGAAATCTTCCAAAGACACGGTAACTGTCTATGCCACTGGCAACCAACGTGACAGTTTTGAAGCCCCTATGATGGTGACAGTCATTGAAGGCAATTCAGCCAGCAGTCAGGTTGCAGGCAACGCAAATGATTTACTGCACAATATTCCAGGCGTTAGTGTCGCGGGTATTGGCCGCACCAATGGGCAAGATATCAGCATTCGGGGTTATACCCAAAAAGGAGTTTTGACCCTTGTTGATGGTATTCGGCAAGGAACTGACACCGGACACCTTAATGGTGTCTTCCTCGATCCCGCTTTGATTAAGCAAGTGGAAGTTGTCCGTGGCCCATCAGCACTCCTTTATGGCAGTGGTGCATTGGGTGGTGTTATTGCCTATCAAACAGTAGATGCTGCTGATTTACTGGAAGCAGGCAAAAATACGGGTTTTCGTGTTTTTAGCCGCGCAGGGAGCGGTGACCACAGTCTGGGATTTGGGGGCGCTGCATTCGGTAAAACCGAACAGTTTGATGGTTTAGTTGCATTTGGCACCCGTGACGCGGGTAATATCCGTTTCGGTAAGGGTATAACAGAAAATAACGATGAATTCAGTGGCAATGCTTTGGTAAAAGGCTCCTGGAAAATAGATGATAGCCAAAAGCTCAGTGGCAACTTGCGTTATTACCGCAATGAAGCACATGAGCCTAAAAATCCACAAGGCACCTATGACGGGAGAAACAAACGAGTAGACCGCACCACAGCGCAACGTGATGCTCAATTGTCTTATCAATTAAACCCAGCCCAATATAGTTGGTTAAACGCCAGAGCAGATATTTATTATTCCGATATCAATATTAATAACAGAAGCAAAGATAAGGTTTTTGAAGGCCGTAAACAAGAAACTTATGGTATAAAACTTGAAAACCGCTCCCATTTGGGAAGTGCTGCCTTTGCAGCCCACCAATTTACCTATGGTGGTGAAGCCTATAAACAAAAACAAAAGCCAAGTAGCAGTATTGTAATGGGCTTTCCCAATGCCGATATCCGTTTTGCATCTGGCTGGGTTCAAGATGAAATGACCCTGCGTAATTTACCTGTCTCATTTATTGTGGGTACACGTTACGACAATTACAAAGCCACAAATAGCAAATATGATGATGTTAGTGCCGATAAATGGTCATCAAAAGGCGCCATTAGTATTACCCCTACAGATTGGTCAATGCTATTTGCCTCTTATTCTCAAGCATTCCGTTCTCCGACCATGGGTGAAATGTATAACGATTCCATGCATTTTCCTGGAAACTACTGGAAACCCAATCCAAACCTACGTCCTGAGAGTAATGAAACTCAGGAATACGGTTTCGGGTTGCGTTTCGATGAACTGTTTGCCAACAATGATGGCCTGAAATTTAAAGCCAGTTATTTTGATACTCAAGCGAAAGATTACATCACATTCACCATGGGGAAAGGTTTCACACAATCAATCAACATTCCAAAAGCTAAGATTTGGGGTTGGGATGTTTCTATGACGTATGATTCTGACTGGTTCTCCTGGAATCTTGCTTATAACCGAACAACGGGTAAGAACGAAAAAACTGGGGCATCTATAGGAGCACTCAGTCCTGATACCCTAACCAGTACTTTGGATATTCCATTATCTGACACAGATTTCTCTATTGGATGGATCGGTAAATTCACCCAACATACCCAAGTTAAAGGAGAATATGGCACTAATAGAGATGAATTCGGTCGGAAGGTTTCTCAATACGCAGGTTATGGCGTCAATGACTTCTACGTTAGCTATCATGGCACTGGAACATTAAAAGGGCTAACTACCTCCGTTGTATTGGGCAACGCTTTTGATAAAGCCTATTACTCATCAGTGGGAGCACCACAGCATGGCCGTAATGCCAAACTGTTTGTCAGCTACCAGTGGTAG
- a CDS encoding hemin-degrading factor, which yields MNQSLYERYLQAKAENKAKYARDLAAYLNVSEGELLHSRVGIDAKRLNIDAPTLLQELATVGETKAITRNDFAVHEHIGRYENTKFSPHVGLILNPRELDLRLFFEHWSSVFSLVEPAKNGVRHSIQFFDRQGDALHKVYATNNTDMAAWDALIEKYQTSENPALEIQPEEVPEHAEVTEQLKVQLDEEWRAMTDVHQFFIMMKRHNLNRQQIFNAVKDDLAYRVDNSALTQLVDVAYKDQNEIMIFVGNRGCVQIFTGKLERLMPYQEENSSQKWLNIFNRNFTLHLIESAVAESWVTRKPTDCGFVTSLELFDANGNQIAQLYGQRTEGTPEQALWREQIAALPKLQPEQETCVA from the coding sequence GTGAATCAGTCACTTTATGAACGTTACCTACAAGCCAAGGCAGAAAACAAAGCTAAATATGCACGCGATTTGGCTGCTTACCTTAATGTCAGCGAAGGCGAGTTATTGCATAGCCGTGTCGGTATCGATGCAAAACGTTTGAATATTGACGCTCCTACCCTGCTTCAAGAACTGGCAACAGTTGGCGAAACTAAGGCGATTACCCGTAATGACTTTGCCGTTCATGAACATATTGGACGCTACGAAAATACCAAATTTAGCCCACATGTTGGTTTAATCCTTAACCCACGTGAGCTTGACTTGCGTCTATTCTTCGAACACTGGAGCAGTGTTTTCTCTTTGGTTGAACCCGCCAAGAATGGTGTGCGTCATAGCATTCAATTCTTTGACCGCCAAGGCGATGCGTTGCATAAAGTCTATGCCACCAACAACACCGATATGGCTGCATGGGATGCACTGATCGAAAAATATCAGACGAGTGAAAATCCAGCGCTGGAAATTCAGCCAGAAGAAGTGCCTGAACATGCAGAAGTAACGGAACAACTGAAAGTACAGTTAGATGAAGAATGGCGTGCCATGACGGATGTTCATCAATTCTTCATCATGATGAAACGGCACAATCTTAACCGCCAGCAGATTTTTAACGCCGTTAAAGATGATTTAGCTTATCGCGTGGATAATTCAGCACTCACTCAACTTGTTGACGTTGCCTATAAAGATCAAAACGAAATCATGATCTTTGTCGGAAACCGTGGTTGTGTCCAGATTTTCACGGGTAAATTGGAACGTTTGATGCCGTATCAGGAAGAAAATTCTTCCCAAAAATGGCTCAACATTTTCAACCGCAATTTCACGCTGCACCTGATTGAAAGTGCCGTCGCAGAAAGCTGGGTTACCCGCAAACCCACCGATTGTGGCTTCGTCACCAGCCTTGAATTGTTTGATGCCAATGGCAACCAAATCGCACAGTTGTACGGCCAACGCACTGAAGGTACGCCTGAACAAGCCCTGTGGCGTGAACAAATTGCTGCTTTACCTAAACTGCAACCAGAACAGGAAACTTGTGTAGCATGA
- a CDS encoding heme/hemin ABC transporter substrate-binding protein: protein MKKWLLTFMLAISFNVFSAERIVTIGGDVSEIVFALGEGQNVVARDSTSQNPKELLSLPDIGYMRMLNSEGILSMRPSLVIASESAQPSLALKQVEDSGVKVIKVTSETSLEAVPAKIMTVAKAVNQEKRGEALIAQYRQQLADIATSDISTKVVFVMSHGGIMPMAAGQKTAADQIIRAIGAKNAMQGFQGYRPLSQEGVIASKPDLLLVSTEGLKTLGGMDKVWQLPGLSFTPAGKKKQVVVVDEMGLLGFGLQTPAVMKQVRDAAEKAQ, encoded by the coding sequence ATGAAAAAATGGCTTCTAACATTTATGCTTGCCATCTCTTTCAATGTGTTCTCTGCTGAACGCATTGTGACCATTGGTGGCGATGTATCTGAAATTGTTTTTGCACTTGGCGAAGGACAGAACGTTGTCGCAAGGGACAGTACCAGCCAAAATCCCAAAGAACTGCTTTCCCTACCCGACATCGGGTATATGAGGATGTTGAATTCAGAAGGGATTCTATCCATGCGCCCCTCACTGGTGATTGCAAGTGAGTCGGCCCAACCGTCCCTAGCACTCAAGCAAGTCGAAGATTCCGGTGTAAAAGTTATTAAAGTGACCAGCGAAACCTCGTTAGAAGCCGTTCCTGCAAAAATCATGACCGTCGCCAAGGCGGTCAACCAGGAAAAACGTGGTGAAGCATTGATTGCTCAATATCGGCAACAACTCGCAGATATCGCCACATCAGATATTTCCACCAAAGTAGTCTTTGTTATGAGTCACGGTGGCATTATGCCAATGGCAGCTGGTCAGAAAACCGCAGCCGATCAAATTATTCGTGCCATTGGGGCAAAAAATGCGATGCAAGGTTTCCAGGGATATCGCCCTTTATCTCAGGAAGGGGTTATTGCCAGCAAACCGGACTTACTGCTAGTCAGCACCGAAGGGCTAAAAACGTTAGGTGGGATGGATAAAGTTTGGCAGCTTCCTGGGTTAAGTTTCACACCAGCAGGAAAGAAAAAACAAGTCGTGGTTGTTGATGAAATGGGCCTGCTTGGTTTCGGCCTGCAAACACCCGCTGTGATGAAACAAGTCCGTGATGCTGCGGAGAAAGCGCAATGA
- a CDS encoding FecCD family ABC transporter permease: protein MSHSRSPSFGVIVLSLLLFLLAISSANMGALPLSFKTLWESSLDDPQWQIWLNIRLPRILLAILVGGALAISGAVMQGLFRNPLADPGLLGISSGAALTVAMFIVLPFALPASIALYGHIIAAFIGSLLVSTLIFILNKYNHGNLSKLLLAGIAINALCSSFIGVLSYISNDQQLRQFSIWMMGSLSQIEWPTLAIAASLIIPVCMLTVSQSRKLNLLQLGDEEAHYLGINVQRTKYQLLLLSALLVGCAVALTGVIGFIGLVIPHLARQRFGGDHTWLLPISALGGACLLLKADTLARTLVSPAEMPVGLITGLIGAPYFLWLILKPSRNRS, encoded by the coding sequence ATGAGCCATTCCCGCTCTCCCAGTTTCGGTGTGATAGTGCTGAGTTTATTGTTGTTCCTTCTGGCAATTAGCTCAGCAAATATGGGGGCATTGCCACTTTCTTTTAAAACACTGTGGGAATCCTCTTTGGATGACCCACAGTGGCAAATCTGGTTAAACATTCGGCTCCCACGTATTTTGCTGGCAATCCTCGTTGGAGGAGCGCTGGCTATATCCGGTGCCGTAATGCAAGGATTATTTCGTAACCCTCTGGCCGATCCCGGATTATTAGGGATCAGCAGTGGTGCAGCTCTTACCGTTGCAATGTTTATTGTGCTGCCTTTCGCCTTACCTGCCAGCATTGCGCTGTACGGACATATTATTGCCGCTTTTATCGGCAGTCTATTAGTATCAACCCTAATATTCATTCTCAACAAATATAACCACGGTAACCTGTCAAAGCTGCTTCTTGCAGGCATCGCCATTAATGCACTATGTTCGTCATTTATTGGTGTATTAAGCTATATCAGTAACGACCAACAATTACGCCAATTTTCCATTTGGATGATGGGTTCACTCAGTCAAATAGAGTGGCCAACACTGGCGATTGCGGCATCACTCATTATCCCTGTCTGTATGCTGACAGTCAGTCAATCACGCAAACTCAATTTGCTACAACTCGGTGATGAAGAAGCACACTATTTAGGTATTAATGTCCAACGCACCAAATATCAATTATTGCTGTTAAGTGCCTTGTTAGTTGGATGTGCCGTTGCTTTGACCGGTGTCATTGGCTTCATTGGCTTGGTTATCCCACACCTTGCCAGGCAGCGGTTTGGGGGAGATCATACTTGGCTATTGCCGATATCTGCCCTCGGTGGTGCCTGTCTTCTGCTAAAAGCCGACACATTAGCCAGGACATTAGTTTCCCCTGCTGAAATGCCAGTAGGTCTTATTACTGGTTTGATCGGTGCCCCCTATTTTTTATGGCTTATCCTTAAGCCATCAAGAAACCGTTCATAA
- a CDS encoding heme ABC transporter ATP-binding protein, giving the protein MEPIMSNNLLKARNLNYFIGQRQIIKDVSLSLRQGEVVAIIGPNGAGKSTLLRLLTGYILPNSGDCLLKGTPISRWPTQQLARIRAVMRQYSALSFPFSVEEVIAMGRVPHENAHKKIAIDEAIALTECEELRNRNYQQLSGGEQQRVQLARVLAQLWHPEPTESCLFLDEPTSALDLYHQQHTLRLVHRLTRQHPIAACCVLHDLNLASLYADKIILLHKGQLVASGTPQDVLRDDILKQWYQADLGVMQHPETHQPQIYLRQ; this is encoded by the coding sequence ATGGAACCGATCATGTCAAATAATTTACTTAAAGCACGAAATTTAAATTATTTCATCGGGCAGCGTCAGATCATCAAGGATGTTTCCCTTTCCCTGCGTCAAGGGGAAGTTGTAGCAATTATTGGCCCAAACGGGGCGGGAAAATCAACACTGTTACGTCTATTGACCGGCTATATTCTACCCAATTCAGGAGATTGTCTGTTAAAAGGAACGCCTATTTCTCGCTGGCCAACTCAGCAACTGGCTCGTATTCGTGCAGTCATGCGGCAATATAGCGCCCTCTCTTTTCCATTTAGTGTAGAGGAAGTCATTGCTATGGGACGTGTTCCCCATGAAAATGCCCATAAAAAAATCGCCATTGATGAAGCGATTGCTTTGACAGAGTGTGAAGAACTGAGAAACAGGAATTATCAGCAATTATCGGGGGGAGAACAACAACGGGTTCAACTGGCAAGAGTGTTAGCTCAACTTTGGCACCCTGAACCTACCGAATCTTGTCTGTTTTTGGATGAACCCACGTCGGCACTGGATCTTTATCACCAACAACATACATTGCGATTGGTTCACCGCCTGACACGACAGCATCCCATTGCTGCCTGTTGTGTACTGCATGATTTGAACCTGGCTTCACTTTATGCCGATAAAATTATCTTGTTGCACAAAGGCCAATTAGTCGCATCTGGTACTCCACAAGATGTACTGCGTGACGATATTCTTAAGCAATGGTATCAAGCCGATTTGGGCGTTATGCAGCACCCCGAAACTCATCAACCACAGATTTATCTTCGCCAATAG
- a CDS encoding helix-turn-helix domain-containing protein — protein sequence MLENVINDIVRWLESQLQQTEGIKIDAIAHKSGYSKWHLQRIFKELKGCTLGQYVRRRRLHEAARSLREGNLPILDIALQYGFSSQATFTRIFKRHFNTTPAKFRENGYLPELKTFLYCEEYKYCE from the coding sequence ATGTTAGAAAATGTTATCAACGATATTGTAAGATGGTTAGAAAGCCAACTTCAACAAACTGAAGGTATCAAAATAGATGCGATAGCCCATAAAAGTGGTTATTCAAAATGGCATTTACAACGGATTTTTAAGGAGTTGAAAGGCTGTACGTTAGGTCAATATGTGCGCCGCCGTCGCCTCCATGAAGCAGCCAGATCTTTGCGTGAAGGCAATTTGCCCATTCTTGATATTGCTCTTCAATATGGTTTTAGCTCTCAAGCTACATTTACCCGAATATTTAAAAGACATTTTAATACTACGCCCGCTAAATTCCGGGAAAATGGATATCTGCCTGAATTAAAGACATTTTTATATTGTGAAGAATATAAATACTGTGAATAA